A genomic window from Canis aureus isolate CA01 chromosome 2, VMU_Caureus_v.1.0, whole genome shotgun sequence includes:
- the SLC26A1 gene encoding sulfate anion transporter 1: protein MEVSPECPRRGGGPVLVRRRSPVPLGLRETLKARLWRSCTCSTRGAWAWVQDLLPATRWLRQYRPREALAGDVMSGLVIGIILVPQAIAYSLLAGLQPIYSLYTSFFANLIYFVMGTSRHVSVGIFSLLCLMVGQVVDRELLLAGFGPAQDGPGPAANGSAANASASAAGLGPPDCGQDCYAIRVATALTLVAGIYQVLMGILRLGFVSAYLSQPLLDGFAMGASVTILTSQLRHLLGVQIPRHQGLGMVVSTWLSLLRSIGQANLCDVLTSATCLVVLLAAKELADRCRHRLKVPLPTELLVIVTATLVSHYGQFHERFGSSVAGDIPTGFVAPRVPDPGLMWRVVLDAVPLALVASAFSISLAEMFARSHGYSVRANQELLAVGCCNVLPAFFHCYVTSAALSKTLVKTATGCRTQLSSVVSAAVVLLVLLALAPLFRDLQRCVLACVIVVSLRGALRKVRDVPQLWRLSPADALVWVATAATCVLLSVEAGLLAGLVLSLLSLAGRTQRPRAVLLAQIGDTGFYEDAAEFEGLVPEPGVRVFRFAGPLYYANKDFFLRSLYGLTGLDAGQAAARRKERGPGAGAGEGDAVGGVDLGPAGSSAALMPTEGGFHAVVIDCAPLLFLDAAGVATLQDLRRDYGALDITLLLACCSPLVRNTLRRGGFLGDDLGDAAEEAQLFHSVHGAVQVARARRREAAATDSTL from the exons ATGGAGGTGTCCCCTGAGTgcccgcggcggggcggggggccagTGCTGGTGCGCAGGCGGTCCCCGGTGCCCCTGGGCCTGCGCGAGACGCTCAAAGCCAGGCTGTGGCGCAGCTGCACGTGCAGCACGCGGGGCGCCTGGGCATGGGTGCAGGATCTGCTGCCCGCCACACGCTGGCTGCGCCAGTACCGGCCGCGGGAGGCCCTGGCGGGCGACGTCATGTCGGGGCTGGTCATCGGCATCATCCTGGTGCCCCAGGCCATCGCCTACTCGCTGCTGGCGGGGCTGCAGCCCATCTACAGCCTCTACACGTCGTTCTTCGCGAACCTCATCTACTTCGTCATGGGCACGTCCCGCCACGTGTCCGTGGGGATCTTCAGCCTGCTGTGCCTCATGGTGGGCCAGGTGGTGGACCGCGAGCTCCTGCTGGCCGGCTTTGGCCCTGCCCAGGACGGCCCCGGGCCCGCGGCCAACGGCAGCGCCGCCaacgcctccgcctccgccgcggGGCTCGGGCCGCCGGACTGCGGGCAGGACTGCTACGCCATTCGCGTCGCCACCGCCCTCACCCTGGTGGCCGGGATTTACCAG GTCCTCATGGGCATCCTCCGGCTGGGCTTCGTGTCCGcctacctctcccagccactgctCGATGGCTTCGCCATGGGGGCCTCGGTGACCATCCTGACCTCCCAGCTGAGGCACCTGCTAGGCGTGCAGATCCCGCGGCACCAAGGGCTGGGCATGGTGGTCAGCACGTGGCTGAGCCTGCTGCGCTCCATCGGCCAGGCCAACCTGTGCGACGTGCTCACCAGCGCCACGTGCCTGGTCGTGCTGCTGGCCGCCAAGGAGCTCGCAGACCGCTGCCGGCACCGCCTCAAGGTGCCACTGCCCACGGAGCTGCTGGTCATCGTGACAGCCACGCTAGTGTCCCACTACGGGCAGTTCCACGAACGCTTCGGCTCCAGCGTGGCCGGGGACATCCCCACTGGCTTCGTGGCCCCCCGGGTGCCGGACCCTGGGCTGATGTGGCGCGTGGTGCTGGATGCCGTGCCCCTGGCCCTCGTGGCGTCCGCCTTCTCCATCTCGCTGGCGGAGATGTTTGCCCGGAGCCACGGCTATTCGGTGCGAGCCAACCAGGAGCTGCTGGCCGTGGGCTGCTGCAACGTGCTGCCGGCCTTCTTCCACTGCTACGTCACCAGTGCCGCCCTGAGCAAGACCCTGGTGAAGACGGCCACCGGCTGCCGCACGCAGCTGTCCAGCGTGGTCAGCGCCGCCGTGGTGCTGCTGGTCCTGCTGGCTCTGGCGCCGCTGTTCCGGGACCTGCAGCGCTGCGTGCTGGCCTGCGTCATCGTGGTCAGCCTGCGGGGGGCCCTGCGCAAGGTGAGGGACGTGCCGCAGCTGTGGCGGCTCAGCCCGGCCGACGCGCTGGTGTGGGTGGCCACGGCGGCCACGTGCGTGCTGCTCAGCGTGGAGGCGGGGCTGCTGGCCGGCCTCGTCCTGTCTCTGCTCAGCCTGGCCGGCCGCACGCAGCGCCCCCGAGCGGTCCTGCTCGCCCAGATCGGGGACACGGGCTTCTACGAGGACGCCGCGGAGTTCGAGGGCCTGGTCCCCGAGCCCGGGGTGAGGGTGTTCCGCTTCGCGGGGCCGCTCTACTACGCCAACAAGGACTTCTTCCTGCGGTCTCTGTACGGCCTCACGGGGCTGGATGCCGGGCAGGCCGCCGCCAGGAGGAAGGAGCGGGGCCCGGGCGCAGGCGCGGGTGAGGGGGACGCCGTCGGGGGCGTGGACCTGGGCCCGGCGGGCAGCTCGGCCGCATTGATGCCCACGGAGGGCGGCTTCCACGCCGTCGTCATCGACTGCGCCCCGCTGCTCTTCCTGGATGCAGCCGGCGTGGCTACGCTGCAGGACCTGCGCCGGGACTACGGGGCCCTGGACATCACCCTGCTCCTGGCCTGCTGCAGCCCCTTGGTGAGGAACACCCTGAGGAGAGGTGGCTTCCTCGGGGACGACCTGGGGGATGCGGCCGAGGAGGCGCAGCTGTTCCACAGCGTGCATGGCGCCGTGCAGGTGGCCCGAGCCCGCCGCAGGGAGGCAGCAGCCACTGACTCCACCCTCTAG
- the DGKQ gene encoding diacylglycerol kinase theta isoform X1 — translation MAAAAEPRARAWLGGGSPRSGSPSCSPELGGRGGARAGAGPGPGAGGSHPQSGHSFRKATLTKPTFCHLCSDFIWGLAGFLCDVCNFMSHEKCLKHVKTPCASVAPSLVRVPVAHCFGPRGLYKRKFCAVCRKALEAPALRCEVCELHVHPECVPFACSDCRQCHHDGHRDHDAQHHHWREGNLPSGARCEVCRKTCGSSDVLAGVRCEWCGVQAHSVCSAALAPECTFGRLHTLVLPPACVRLLSRNFSKMHCFRISEGAVPEPGDEDDGVDGSTPAGLGREAPESSKLTLKIFDGNDALQRNHFRVISVPRLARNEEVLEAALRAYYVLEDPRDFELQPVPAPVPAGDSGARGRPRGSGAAEEEGGRGPEAWIVRAVPHAQELLRIYPAWLKVGVAYVSIRVTPQSTARTVVLEVLPLLGRQAEGPEGFQLVEVLMGSRQVQRTVLQDAEPLLARLRDIRQTSLRQMSQTRFYVAENRVVAPHVSLFVGGLPPGLSTQEYASLLDEAVAAKAGLVSVSRVYSSQGAVVLDVACFAEAERLYMLVRDTAVHGRPLMALVLPDVLHSKLPPDCCPLLVFVNPKSGGLKGRDLLCSFRKLLNPHQVFELTNGGPLPGFHVFSQVPRFRVLVCGGDGTVGWVLAALEEVRPRLACPEPSVAILPLGTGNDLGRVLRWGAGYSGEDPLSVLVSVDEADAVLMDRWTILLDAHEAGGGETGVADVEPPKIVQMSNYCGIGIDAELSLDFHQAREEEPGKFTSRFHNKGVYVRVGLQKISHARGLHKEIRLQVEQQEVELPSIEGLIFINIPSWGSGADLWGSDSDSRFEKPRMDDGLLEVVGVTGVMHMGQVQGGLRSGIRIAQGSYFRVTLLKATPVQVDGEPWVQAPGHMIISAAGPKVHMLRKTKQKPRKAGAPKDARADGVPAPEGDPK, via the exons atggcggcggcggccgagccCCGGGCCCGCGCCTGGCTCGGCGGCGGCTCCCCGCGCTCCGGCAGCCCGTCCTGCAGCCCCGAGCTGGGCGGCCGAGGCGGtgcgcgggcgggcgcggggccgggccccggggcgggcgggAGCCACCCTCAGAGCGGCCACAGCTTCCGGAAGGCGACGCTCACCAAGCCCACCTTCTGCCACCTGTGCTCCGACTTCATCTGGGGCCTGGCCGGCTTCCTGTGCGACG TCTGCAATTTCATGTCCCACGAGAAGTGCCTGAAGCACGTGAAGACCCCGTGCGCGAGTGTGGCCCCCAGCCTCGTCCGA GTGCCCGTGGCCCACTGCTTCGGCCCCAGGGGGCTCTACAAGCGGAAGTTCTGCGCCGTGTGTCGCAAGGCCCTGGAGGCCCCCGCGCTGCGCTGTGAAG TGTGTGAGCTGCACGTTCACCCCGAATGTGTGCCCTTCGCCTGCAGCGACTGTCGCCAGTGCCATCACGACGGGCACCGGGACCAC GACGCTCAGCACCACCACTGGCGGGAGGGGAACCTGCCCTCCGGAGCGCGCTGCGAGGTCTGCAGGAAGACGTGCGGGTCCTCGGACGTGCTGGCCGGCGTGCGCTGCGAGTGGTGCGGCGTGCag GCCCACTCGGTCTGCTCTGCCGCGCTGGCCCCCGAGTGCACGTTTGGGCGCTTGCACACCCTGGTGCTGCCCCCCGCGTGCGTGCGCCTGCTGTCCCGCAACTTCAGCAAGATGCACTGTTTCCGCATCTCGGAGGGCGCGGTCCCAGAGCCAG GTGACGAGGACGACGGGGTGGACGGGAGCACCCCCGCTGGCCTGGGCAGGGAGGCCCCGGAGTCCA GCAAGCTGACCCTGAAGATCTTCGACGGCAACGACGCTCTGCAGAGAAACCACTTCCGAGTCATCAGCGTCCCGCGCCTGGCCAGGAACGAGGAGGTGCTG GAGGCGGCGCTGCGGGCTTACTACGTCCTGGAGGACCCTCGAGACTTCGAGCTGCAGCCAGTCCCCGCGCCCGTGCCGGCGGGTGACTCGGGGGCGCGGGGCAGGCCGCGGGGGAGTGGGGCCGCAGAGGAGGAGGGCGGCAGAGGCCCCGAGGCTTGGATCGTCCGCGCCGTGCCCCACGCGCAGGAGCTTCTGAGGATCTACCCCGCGTGGCTCAA GGTGGGTGTGGCCTACGTGTCCATCCGTGTGACCCCACAGAGCACAGCCAGGACTGTGGTGCTGGAGGTTCTCCCGCTGCTTGGGCGACAG GCCGAGGGTCCTGAGGGCTTCCAGCTGGTGGAGGTGCTCATGGGGAGCCGGCAAG TCCAGCGGACAGTGCTGCAGGACGCAGAGCCCTTGCTCGCCCGGCTTCGCGACATCCGGCAG ACGTCCCTGCGGCAGATGAGCCAGACGCGCTTCTACGTGGCCGAGAACAGGGTCGTGGCCCCGCACGTCTCCCTGTTTGTGGGGGGCCTGCCTCCCGGCCTGTCTACCCAGGAGTATGCCAGCCTCCTGGACGAGGCCGTGGCCGCCAAAG CTGGCCTGGTGTCCGTGAGCCGCGTCTACTCCTCCCAAG GTGCGGTGGTGCTGGACGTGGCCTGCTTCGCAGAGGCCGAGCGGCTGTACATGCTGGTCAGGGACACGGCGGTGCACGGCCGGCCACTGATGGCCCTGGTGCTCCCAGACGTGCTG CACTCGAAGCTGCCCCCAGACTGCTGCCCCCTCCTCGTGTTCGTGAACCCCAAGAGTGGAGGCCTCAAGGGCCGTGACCTTCTCTGTAGTTTCCGGAAGCTGCTCAATCCTCACCAGGTCTTTGAGCTGACCAACGGGGGGCCCCTCCCCGG GTTCCACGTGTTCTCCCAGGTGCCTCGCTTCCGGGTGCTGGTGTGCGGAGGGGACGGCACCGTGGGCTGGGTGCTCGCTGCCCTGGAGGAGGTGCGGCCCCGCCTGGCCTGCCCGGAGCCCTCCGTGGCCATCCTGCCGCTGGGCACAG GCAATGACCTTGGCCGGGTCCTCCGCTGGGGGGCGGGCTACAGCGGAGAGGACCCGCTGTCCGTGCTCGTGTCGGTGGACGAGGCTGACGCTGTGCTCATGGACCGCTGGACCATCCTGCTGGACGCCCATGAGGCCGGCGGTGGGGAGACCGGCGTGGCGGACGTGGAGCCCCCCAAG ATCGTGCAGATGAGTAACTACTGTGGGATCGGCATCGACGCAGAGCTGAGCCTGGACTTCCACCAGGCCCGGGAGGAGGAGCCCGGCAAGTTCACAAGCAG GTTCCACAACAAGGGCGTGTACGTGCGGGTGGGGCTGCAGAAGATCAGCCACGCCCGCGGCTTGCACAAGGAGATCCGgctgcaggtggagcagcaggaggTGGAGCTGCCCAGCATCGAGGGTCTCATCTTCATCAACATCCCCAG CTGGGGGTCGGGGGCCGATCTGTGGGGCTCCGACAGCGACTCCAGGTTCGAGAAGCCGCGCATGGACGACGGGCTGCtagaggtggtgggggtgacgGGCGTCATGCACATG GGCCAGGTCCAGGGGGGGCTGCGCTCCGGCATCCGCATCGCCCAGGGCTCCTACTTCCGGGTCACCCTTCTCAAGGCCACGCCCGTGCAGGTGGACGGCGAGCCCTGGGTGCAGGCCCCCGGGCACATGATCATCTCGGCCGCAGGCCCCAAG GTCCACATGCTCAGGAAGACCAAGCAGAAGCCCAGGAAGGCCGGGGCCCCCAAGGATGCCCGAGCAGACGGGGTGCCCGCCCCTGAGGGGGACCCCAAGTAG
- the DGKQ gene encoding diacylglycerol kinase theta isoform X2: MSHEKCLKHVKTPCASVAPSLVRVPVAHCFGPRGLYKRKFCAVCRKALEAPALRCEVCELHVHPECVPFACSDCRQCHHDGHRDHDAQHHHWREGNLPSGARCEVCRKTCGSSDVLAGVRCEWCGVQAHSVCSAALAPECTFGRLHTLVLPPACVRLLSRNFSKMHCFRISEGAVPEPGDEDDGVDGSTPAGLGREAPESSKLTLKIFDGNDALQRNHFRVISVPRLARNEEVLEAALRAYYVLEDPRDFELQPVPAPVPAGDSGARGRPRGSGAAEEEGGRGPEAWIVRAVPHAQELLRIYPAWLKVGVAYVSIRVTPQSTARTVVLEVLPLLGRQAEGPEGFQLVEVLMGSRQVQRTVLQDAEPLLARLRDIRQTSLRQMSQTRFYVAENRVVAPHVSLFVGGLPPGLSTQEYASLLDEAVAAKAGLVSVSRVYSSQGAVVLDVACFAEAERLYMLVRDTAVHGRPLMALVLPDVLHSKLPPDCCPLLVFVNPKSGGLKGRDLLCSFRKLLNPHQVFELTNGGPLPGFHVFSQVPRFRVLVCGGDGTVGWVLAALEEVRPRLACPEPSVAILPLGTGNDLGRVLRWGAGYSGEDPLSVLVSVDEADAVLMDRWTILLDAHEAGGGETGVADVEPPKIVQMSNYCGIGIDAELSLDFHQAREEEPGKFTSRFHNKGVYVRVGLQKISHARGLHKEIRLQVEQQEVELPSIEGLIFINIPSWGSGADLWGSDSDSRFEKPRMDDGLLEVVGVTGVMHMGQVQGGLRSGIRIAQGSYFRVTLLKATPVQVDGEPWVQAPGHMIISAAGPKVHMLRKTKQKPRKAGAPKDARADGVPAPEGDPK; the protein is encoded by the exons ATGTCCCACGAGAAGTGCCTGAAGCACGTGAAGACCCCGTGCGCGAGTGTGGCCCCCAGCCTCGTCCGA GTGCCCGTGGCCCACTGCTTCGGCCCCAGGGGGCTCTACAAGCGGAAGTTCTGCGCCGTGTGTCGCAAGGCCCTGGAGGCCCCCGCGCTGCGCTGTGAAG TGTGTGAGCTGCACGTTCACCCCGAATGTGTGCCCTTCGCCTGCAGCGACTGTCGCCAGTGCCATCACGACGGGCACCGGGACCAC GACGCTCAGCACCACCACTGGCGGGAGGGGAACCTGCCCTCCGGAGCGCGCTGCGAGGTCTGCAGGAAGACGTGCGGGTCCTCGGACGTGCTGGCCGGCGTGCGCTGCGAGTGGTGCGGCGTGCag GCCCACTCGGTCTGCTCTGCCGCGCTGGCCCCCGAGTGCACGTTTGGGCGCTTGCACACCCTGGTGCTGCCCCCCGCGTGCGTGCGCCTGCTGTCCCGCAACTTCAGCAAGATGCACTGTTTCCGCATCTCGGAGGGCGCGGTCCCAGAGCCAG GTGACGAGGACGACGGGGTGGACGGGAGCACCCCCGCTGGCCTGGGCAGGGAGGCCCCGGAGTCCA GCAAGCTGACCCTGAAGATCTTCGACGGCAACGACGCTCTGCAGAGAAACCACTTCCGAGTCATCAGCGTCCCGCGCCTGGCCAGGAACGAGGAGGTGCTG GAGGCGGCGCTGCGGGCTTACTACGTCCTGGAGGACCCTCGAGACTTCGAGCTGCAGCCAGTCCCCGCGCCCGTGCCGGCGGGTGACTCGGGGGCGCGGGGCAGGCCGCGGGGGAGTGGGGCCGCAGAGGAGGAGGGCGGCAGAGGCCCCGAGGCTTGGATCGTCCGCGCCGTGCCCCACGCGCAGGAGCTTCTGAGGATCTACCCCGCGTGGCTCAA GGTGGGTGTGGCCTACGTGTCCATCCGTGTGACCCCACAGAGCACAGCCAGGACTGTGGTGCTGGAGGTTCTCCCGCTGCTTGGGCGACAG GCCGAGGGTCCTGAGGGCTTCCAGCTGGTGGAGGTGCTCATGGGGAGCCGGCAAG TCCAGCGGACAGTGCTGCAGGACGCAGAGCCCTTGCTCGCCCGGCTTCGCGACATCCGGCAG ACGTCCCTGCGGCAGATGAGCCAGACGCGCTTCTACGTGGCCGAGAACAGGGTCGTGGCCCCGCACGTCTCCCTGTTTGTGGGGGGCCTGCCTCCCGGCCTGTCTACCCAGGAGTATGCCAGCCTCCTGGACGAGGCCGTGGCCGCCAAAG CTGGCCTGGTGTCCGTGAGCCGCGTCTACTCCTCCCAAG GTGCGGTGGTGCTGGACGTGGCCTGCTTCGCAGAGGCCGAGCGGCTGTACATGCTGGTCAGGGACACGGCGGTGCACGGCCGGCCACTGATGGCCCTGGTGCTCCCAGACGTGCTG CACTCGAAGCTGCCCCCAGACTGCTGCCCCCTCCTCGTGTTCGTGAACCCCAAGAGTGGAGGCCTCAAGGGCCGTGACCTTCTCTGTAGTTTCCGGAAGCTGCTCAATCCTCACCAGGTCTTTGAGCTGACCAACGGGGGGCCCCTCCCCGG GTTCCACGTGTTCTCCCAGGTGCCTCGCTTCCGGGTGCTGGTGTGCGGAGGGGACGGCACCGTGGGCTGGGTGCTCGCTGCCCTGGAGGAGGTGCGGCCCCGCCTGGCCTGCCCGGAGCCCTCCGTGGCCATCCTGCCGCTGGGCACAG GCAATGACCTTGGCCGGGTCCTCCGCTGGGGGGCGGGCTACAGCGGAGAGGACCCGCTGTCCGTGCTCGTGTCGGTGGACGAGGCTGACGCTGTGCTCATGGACCGCTGGACCATCCTGCTGGACGCCCATGAGGCCGGCGGTGGGGAGACCGGCGTGGCGGACGTGGAGCCCCCCAAG ATCGTGCAGATGAGTAACTACTGTGGGATCGGCATCGACGCAGAGCTGAGCCTGGACTTCCACCAGGCCCGGGAGGAGGAGCCCGGCAAGTTCACAAGCAG GTTCCACAACAAGGGCGTGTACGTGCGGGTGGGGCTGCAGAAGATCAGCCACGCCCGCGGCTTGCACAAGGAGATCCGgctgcaggtggagcagcaggaggTGGAGCTGCCCAGCATCGAGGGTCTCATCTTCATCAACATCCCCAG CTGGGGGTCGGGGGCCGATCTGTGGGGCTCCGACAGCGACTCCAGGTTCGAGAAGCCGCGCATGGACGACGGGCTGCtagaggtggtgggggtgacgGGCGTCATGCACATG GGCCAGGTCCAGGGGGGGCTGCGCTCCGGCATCCGCATCGCCCAGGGCTCCTACTTCCGGGTCACCCTTCTCAAGGCCACGCCCGTGCAGGTGGACGGCGAGCCCTGGGTGCAGGCCCCCGGGCACATGATCATCTCGGCCGCAGGCCCCAAG GTCCACATGCTCAGGAAGACCAAGCAGAAGCCCAGGAAGGCCGGGGCCCCCAAGGATGCCCGAGCAGACGGGGTGCCCGCCCCTGAGGGGGACCCCAAGTAG